The Candidatus Nanopelagicales bacterium sequence AGATTCCTGGGATGAATTCATTCTTCGTCGACCGGGTCATCGTCCACGCGACCGCGGGAGACGGGGGTGATGGCTGCTCGGCAGTCCGCCGGGAGAAGTTCAAGCCCCTGGGTGGGCCGTCTGGCGGCAACGGCGGGTCCGGAGGGTCGGTTGTGCTGGAAGTGGACTCCGGGGTTACTACCTTGCTGGGGGTGCATCGGCGGCCTCACCTGCGCGCGAGCAACGGTTCGGCTGGCCGAGGCGGAAACCAGACCGGCTCCGACGGTGACGATTTCGTGGTCCGAGTGCCCCGAGGGACTGTGGCTAGCACGCTCTCGGGAGGTCGGATCGCTGACCTGATGGGTCCTGGAGACACGTTCATTCTGGCGCGGGGTGGTCGGGGAGGACTTGGCAACGCCGCGCTCGCCTCTCCCAACCGGCGCGCGCCGGGCTTCGCCTTGCTGGGGGAGCCGGGAGCGAAACTCGATGCGGTCCTGGAGCTGAAGTCGATCGCGGATGCTGGGCTCGTTGGGTTCCCGAGTGCCGGGAAGTCGAGCTTGATCGCGGCGATGTCGGCTGCGAGGCCAGAGATCGCCGACTACCCGTTCACGACCTTGCGGCCTCACCTGGGCGTGGTCGCCGCCGGGGATGGATCGTTCACGATCGCGGACGTTCCCGGGTTGATTCCCGGCGCGAGCCAGGGCAAGGGGCTCGGTTTGGAGTTTCTGCGGCACGTCGAGCGCTGCGGGGTCATAGTTCATGTCGTGGACTGCGCGACTTTGGAGCAGGGGCGCGACCCCGTCTCAGATCTTGACGTGATCGAAGCCGAACTCGCCGTTTATGGAGGGTTCGACGACAGGCCGCGAATCGTGGCACTGAACAAGGTCGACGTGCCTGACGGCAGAGAGTTGGCCGAGATGGTCCGCCCCCAAGTCCAGGCTCGGGGATTGCCGGTGGTCTTGGTGAGCGCGGCCACACACGAGGGACTTAGGGACCTGGGTTTCGCGATCGCTGGAATTCTGTCAGATCAGCGGCGCGATGAGCCCGTTGAGGCGAGGCGAATCGTCATCAAGCCGCGCAGCGTCGATTCAGCGGATTTCGCTGTGGTGCGCGACGGCGAGCTGTTCAAGGTCAGTGGTGAGAGGCCGGAGCGTTGGGTACGCCAGACCGATTTCGGTAATGACGAGGCTGTCGGCTACCTGGCCGATCGGCTCGCTCGGCTTGGTGTGGAGGACGAACTTGTCCGATTGGGCGCCACGCCTGGATGCACCGTCGTGATCGGAGGAGACGACGGCGTTGTCTTCGATTGGGAACCCGCGATCCGCGCCGGGGATGGCCGAGCCGAGGGACCTCGCGGTACAGACACACGGTTGGACGGCCGATGAGCGGGCGCACGGTATTCGGGTCGGTCCGCAGGGTCGTGGTCAAGATCGGATCGTCGTCGCTTGCCATGCCCGGAGACGGGCTGAGCTCTGAGCGCGTCAAGGGGATCGCTGATGTGGTCGCCGACGCCACGCTGGCGGGGCGGCAAGTCGTCCTGGTGACAAGCGGCGCGATCGCGGCGGCCCTGGCGCCTCTTGGTCTGAGACGCCCACCTCGGGACCTGGCGACGCAGCAGGCCGCGGCCAGCGTTGGCCAAACCGCGTTGATGGCGGTGTACGCGGCATCGTTCTCTCAGCGTGGGCTCATCGTCGGACAAGTCCTGATGACGTCCGAAGATGTCGTTCGCCGCGCCCACTACCGGAATGCCCAAAGGACGCTGTACCGGCTCATGGAGCTGGGCGTGGTGCCTGTCGTCAACGAGAACGACACGGTCGCTACCGACGAAATCCGGTTCGGCGACAATGACCGCCTGGCGGCGCTGGTCGCGCATCTAGTACACGCCGACGCCATGATCCTGCTCAGCGATGTTGACGGCCTGTACGACGGGCCACCTCATCGTGAAGGCAGTCGGCTCGTCAGGTCTGTGCGCACCGCCGATGATCTGAACGGGATCGAGTTCGGCAAGCCGGGTCAGTCAGGCATCGGGTCAGGCGGGATGCGCACGAAGGTTGAGGCCGCGCGCATCGCCACCGGCGCGGGTATCCCGGTGCTAGTGGCTTCGGCTGATGATGCCGCCGCGGCCCTTGCCGGGAGTGGAGTAGGCACGTACTTCCACGTAACGGGCCGCCGAGTGCCAACTCGCCTGCTGTGGCTGGCGCACGCCGCGACGGCTGTGGGGGCCCTCCATCTGGACAGTGGGGCCGTCTCGGCGGTAGTGCAACGACGGAAGTCGCTGCTGCCGGCTGGGATCATGCGAGTCGATGGCAGATTCACCGCGGGAGATCCGGTGGACATCTTGGACGAAAACGGGGGCATTGTGGCCCGGGGACTGGTGAACTTTGACTCGGCGGAACTACCACGGCTGCTGGGCCGGTCCACGAAGGATCTGGCGCGGGAGTTCGGGTCCTCATACGAGCGTGAGATCGTGCACCGCGACTCGCTGGTTGTCCTGCCGAGGGCTTGACGGGCCTGGCGAGCCGCGAAGGAGGCGCATCCGTGTCTGACGCAGACGGGAGCGTTCGGGTGCCTGGCGTGCTGTGGCATGTCACTGTGACTCTGCACGGCAACCCGAGCCCGGTGCGCCAGCTTCAGGACTCGCTGACCGAGCTGGCGTTCCTCCACCCCTTTGACATGGCCGTGCGGTTCGCCGGCGACACAGCGGAGTTGAGGTACTGGGACGAGGGCCAGGACTGCCGCGGCGTAGTCGAGAGGGCGCTGGCCTTGTGGGACGAGCACAGGGCAGACCTTGGCTTGCCGGCGTGGCCTGTCGTGGGGGTGGAGGTTCTTGACCGCTTCACGTTCCGGCGCAGATGGACCGTCGATAACCCGCTGGCCCACTTGCTCGCTCCCGGCGTGCTGCCTTTCCCGCGGGGCTGATTGCCCGGCTGATGCAAATCCTCTGGTGATCAAGCTCGTCAGCGATCTTCCCTTCCTGAGTGGTCATCGACCGCCATGATCAACATATGCGGCCCTTCGGATTTGGGTGGGGGCGCGGCCTCGGGCCCCCACCCCGGCTACTCCCGTAGTGGCGCTACTCCAGTAGTAGCGGCGGGGGCTTGTCGGTGATGGTGATGCCCGCTGGGGTGCGCCATGTCCAGCCGGCCGCTGCCTCGTTGCCGTCTTGCCCGGTCTTGGGGTCTGGGCCAGGGTCGGGGTCCAGGCCCAGGTCGAGGTCCCAGCCGTGGTGCGTCTTGATGTTGTGATGCCTCCGACACAACGGCCCAAGGTTCTCCGCTGTGGTAGCCCCCTTGGGCCACGCTACGGCGTGATCAAGATCGCAAGCCTGGGACTGGCGGCGACACCCAGGATGGCGGCAATACGGTTCACGGGCCCGAACCAACCGAGCCAACGC is a genomic window containing:
- the obgE gene encoding GTPase ObgE, giving the protein MNSFFVDRVIVHATAGDGGDGCSAVRREKFKPLGGPSGGNGGSGGSVVLEVDSGVTTLLGVHRRPHLRASNGSAGRGGNQTGSDGDDFVVRVPRGTVASTLSGGRIADLMGPGDTFILARGGRGGLGNAALASPNRRAPGFALLGEPGAKLDAVLELKSIADAGLVGFPSAGKSSLIAAMSAARPEIADYPFTTLRPHLGVVAAGDGSFTIADVPGLIPGASQGKGLGLEFLRHVERCGVIVHVVDCATLEQGRDPVSDLDVIEAELAVYGGFDDRPRIVALNKVDVPDGRELAEMVRPQVQARGLPVVLVSAATHEGLRDLGFAIAGILSDQRRDEPVEARRIVIKPRSVDSADFAVVRDGELFKVSGERPERWVRQTDFGNDEAVGYLADRLARLGVEDELVRLGATPGCTVVIGGDDGVVFDWEPAIRAGDGRAEGPRGTDTRLDGR
- the proB gene encoding glutamate 5-kinase, translated to MSGRTVFGSVRRVVVKIGSSSLAMPGDGLSSERVKGIADVVADATLAGRQVVLVTSGAIAAALAPLGLRRPPRDLATQQAAASVGQTALMAVYAASFSQRGLIVGQVLMTSEDVVRRAHYRNAQRTLYRLMELGVVPVVNENDTVATDEIRFGDNDRLAALVAHLVHADAMILLSDVDGLYDGPPHREGSRLVRSVRTADDLNGIEFGKPGQSGIGSGGMRTKVEAARIATGAGIPVLVASADDAAAALAGSGVGTYFHVTGRRVPTRLLWLAHAATAVGALHLDSGAVSAVVQRRKSLLPAGIMRVDGRFTAGDPVDILDENGGIVARGLVNFDSAELPRLLGRSTKDLAREFGSSYEREIVHRDSLVVLPRA